Proteins from a single region of Trichoderma asperellum chromosome 3, complete sequence:
- a CDS encoding uncharacterized protein (EggNog:ENOG41) has translation METFDCVVAGAGWYGLAAAKQYRAVHPDDSLVVFDPQSSVGGTWANERLYPDLKSNNLLGTYEYPDFPMDPNVFDVKPGQHIPGEVTNAYLKAYVDKFNLGNSIRLQTKVTVAEHQDTDKGGWILTIVNQEGHESMVFAKRLIVATGLTSEPFMPHFDGQENFGGKVFHSKHFQQNRDTIKTSKAVTVFGATKFGWDAAYTYATAGVQVNWVIRSSGHGPCWISPSYVTPFKKWIEKLANMRFLTWFSPCVFGDAAGYTHIQRFLHGTFIGRLIVNAFWAILGGDVLSLVGYDSHPETAKLKPWTPAMFTATSFSILNYDGDVLELVRNGKIKIHIGEIDHLSQGKVHLSDGTSFDSDALISNTGWKNTPPIKFLPEGIENELGLPHDIETDAPAEDLANQQDLINKADKEIAKRYPRLMNQPIWNENYVPLTSQKGISTKETVTPYTPQTPYMLYRFLVPPSERFLRSRDVAFCGFVSNFSNTLTAHIQGLWIGAYFGGLLTQDPARSVDDPKAMNKLRYETMLHNRFGKWRYPTETKAPSFIFDAVYYLDMLQKDLGLNPRRKPKGLLTEVTSPYGAEDYRDLNKDWEDKTGSTRTA, from the exons ATGGAGACATTTGACTGCGTCGTGGCTGGCGCTG GATGGTATGGACTGGCCGCCGCGAAGCAATATCGCGCCGTCCACCCAGATGATTCGCTTGTGGTGTTTGACCCTCAATCCTCTGTCGGCGGTACCTGGGCCAATGAGCGACTGTATCCTGACTTGAAGAGCAACAACCTCTTGGGCACGTATGAATATCCAGATTTCCCGATGGACCCAAACGTATTCGACGTCAAACCTGGCCAGCACATCCCCGGGGAGGTCACCAACGCATATCTCAAAGCATACGTAGACAAGTTCAATCTCGGAAACTCGATCCGTCTCCAAACTAAAGTCACTGTCGCCGAGCATCAAGACACGGACAAAGGAGGATGGATCCTGACAATTGTCAATCAAGAGGGCCACGAGTCCATGGTCTTTGCCAAGCGCTTGATTGTCGCAACTGGGCTAACTTCAGAGCCCTTCATGCCTCACTTTGATGGCCAAGAAAATTTCGGCGGCAAGGTATTTCATAGCAAACACTTTCAACAGAATCGAGATACTATTAAGACGTCCAAAGCGGTCACCGTGTTTGGCGCGACGAAGTTTGGCTGGGATGCCGCTTATACCTATGCCACTGCTGGTGTTCAAGTGAATTGGGTCATTCGAT CGTCCGGCCATGGTCCATGCTGGATTTCCCCGTCATATGTGACCCCATTCAAGAAATGGATCGAAAAGCTCGCCA ACATGCGCTTCCTTACATGGTTCAGTCCATGTGTCTTTGGCGATGCCGCTGGCTACACCCACATTCAACGCTTCCTCCACGGCACTTTTATCGGTCGCCTCATTGTCAATGCATTTTGGGCAATTCTCGGAGGCGACGTCTTATCTCTCGTAGGATATGACTCACATCCCGAGACTGCGAAGCTGAAGCCTTGGACACCAGCCATGTTTACCGCAACTAGCTTCAGCATTCTCAATTACGACGGCGATGTTCTAGAACTCGTTCGCAATGGCAAGATCAAGATCCACATTGGTGAGATCGATCACCTAAGTCAGGGCAAGGTCCATCTTTCCGATGGCACCTCCTTTGATTCGGATGCTCTCATCTCCAATACGGGCTGGAAGAACACTCCTCCAATCAAATTCTTGCCCGAGGGCATCGAAAATGAGCTCGGGTTGCCACATGACATCGAAACAGACGCACCGGCAGAGGATCTTGCAAATCAGCAGGATCTCATCAACAAAGCCGATAAGGAGATCGCCAAGCGCTACCCCAGACTGATGAACCAGCCGATCTGGAACGAGAACTATGTTCCCTTGACAAGTCAAAAGGGAATCTCAACCAAGGAGACTGTCACTCCGTACACGCCACAAACACCTTACATGCTGTACCGCTTCCTCGTCCCGCCGTCAGAACGCTTTCTCCGCTCTCGCGATGTTGCGTTCTGCGGCTTCGTCAGCAACTTCAGCAACACACTTACTGCGCATATCCAAGGCCTCTGGATCGGCGCTTACTTCGGCGGCCTCCTCACACAGGATCCTGCGCGATCTGTGGACGATCCCAAGGCCATGAACAAGCTACGATACGAGACAATGTTGCACAACCGCTTTGGCAAATGGCGTTATCCTACCGAGACAAAGGCCCCCTCCTTCATCTTCGACGCTGTTTACTACCTTGATATGCTACAGAAAGACCTCGGGTTGAATCCTCGTCGTAAGCCAAAGGGTCTGCTCACGGAAGTGACGAGCCCGTATGGCGCAGAGGATTACCGGGATCTCAATAAGGATTGGGAAGACAAGACTGGCAGCACCAGGACGGCTTGA
- a CDS encoding uncharacterized protein (EggNog:ENOG41): MLGWYGLAAAKQYRAVHPDDSLVVFDPQSSVGGTWANERLYPDLKSNNLLGTYEYPDFPMDPNVFDVKPGQHIPGEVTNAYLKAYVDKFNLGNSIRLQTKVTVAEHQDTDKGGWILTIVNQEGHESMVFAKRLIVATGLTSEPFMPHFDGQENFGGKVFHSKHFQQNRDTIKTSKAVTVFGATKFGWDAAYTYATAGVQVNWVIRSSGHGPCWISPSYVTPFKKWIEKLANMRFLTWFSPCVFGDAAGYTHIQRFLHGTFIGRLIVNAFWAILGGDVLSLVGYDSHPETAKLKPWTPAMFTATSFSILNYDGDVLELVRNGKIKIHIGEIDHLSQGKVHLSDGTSFDSDALISNTGWKNTPPIKFLPEGIENELGLPHDIETDAPAEDLANQQDLINKADKEIAKRYPRLMNQPIWNENYVPLTSQKGISTKETVTPYTPQTPYMLYRFLVPPSERFLRSRDVAFCGFVSNFSNTLTAHIQGLWIGAYFGGLLTQDPARSVDDPKAMNKLRYETMLHNRFGKWRYPTETKAPSFIFDAVYYLDMLQKDLGLNPRRKPKGLLTEVTSPYGAEDYRDLNKDWEDKTGSTRTA; encoded by the exons ATGTTAGGATGGTATGGACTGGCCGCCGCGAAGCAATATCGCGCCGTCCACCCAGATGATTCGCTTGTGGTGTTTGACCCTCAATCCTCTGTCGGCGGTACCTGGGCCAATGAGCGACTGTATCCTGACTTGAAGAGCAACAACCTCTTGGGCACGTATGAATATCCAGATTTCCCGATGGACCCAAACGTATTCGACGTCAAACCTGGCCAGCACATCCCCGGGGAGGTCACCAACGCATATCTCAAAGCATACGTAGACAAGTTCAATCTCGGAAACTCGATCCGTCTCCAAACTAAAGTCACTGTCGCCGAGCATCAAGACACGGACAAAGGAGGATGGATCCTGACAATTGTCAATCAAGAGGGCCACGAGTCCATGGTCTTTGCCAAGCGCTTGATTGTCGCAACTGGGCTAACTTCAGAGCCCTTCATGCCTCACTTTGATGGCCAAGAAAATTTCGGCGGCAAGGTATTTCATAGCAAACACTTTCAACAGAATCGAGATACTATTAAGACGTCCAAAGCGGTCACCGTGTTTGGCGCGACGAAGTTTGGCTGGGATGCCGCTTATACCTATGCCACTGCTGGTGTTCAAGTGAATTGGGTCATTCGAT CGTCCGGCCATGGTCCATGCTGGATTTCCCCGTCATATGTGACCCCATTCAAGAAATGGATCGAAAAGCTCGCCA ACATGCGCTTCCTTACATGGTTCAGTCCATGTGTCTTTGGCGATGCCGCTGGCTACACCCACATTCAACGCTTCCTCCACGGCACTTTTATCGGTCGCCTCATTGTCAATGCATTTTGGGCAATTCTCGGAGGCGACGTCTTATCTCTCGTAGGATATGACTCACATCCCGAGACTGCGAAGCTGAAGCCTTGGACACCAGCCATGTTTACCGCAACTAGCTTCAGCATTCTCAATTACGACGGCGATGTTCTAGAACTCGTTCGCAATGGCAAGATCAAGATCCACATTGGTGAGATCGATCACCTAAGTCAGGGCAAGGTCCATCTTTCCGATGGCACCTCCTTTGATTCGGATGCTCTCATCTCCAATACGGGCTGGAAGAACACTCCTCCAATCAAATTCTTGCCCGAGGGCATCGAAAATGAGCTCGGGTTGCCACATGACATCGAAACAGACGCACCGGCAGAGGATCTTGCAAATCAGCAGGATCTCATCAACAAAGCCGATAAGGAGATCGCCAAGCGCTACCCCAGACTGATGAACCAGCCGATCTGGAACGAGAACTATGTTCCCTTGACAAGTCAAAAGGGAATCTCAACCAAGGAGACTGTCACTCCGTACACGCCACAAACACCTTACATGCTGTACCGCTTCCTCGTCCCGCCGTCAGAACGCTTTCTCCGCTCTCGCGATGTTGCGTTCTGCGGCTTCGTCAGCAACTTCAGCAACACACTTACTGCGCATATCCAAGGCCTCTGGATCGGCGCTTACTTCGGCGGCCTCCTCACACAGGATCCTGCGCGATCTGTGGACGATCCCAAGGCCATGAACAAGCTACGATACGAGACAATGTTGCACAACCGCTTTGGCAAATGGCGTTATCCTACCGAGACAAAGGCCCCCTCCTTCATCTTCGACGCTGTTTACTACCTTGATATGCTACAGAAAGACCTCGGGTTGAATCCTCGTCGTAAGCCAAAGGGTCTGCTCACGGAAGTGACGAGCCCGTATGGCGCAGAGGATTACCGGGATCTCAATAAGGATTGGGAAGACAAGACTGGCAGCACCAGGACGGCTTGA